A genomic region of Pseudomonas sp. RSB 5.4 contains the following coding sequences:
- a CDS encoding response regulator transcription factor, whose amino-acid sequence MRVAILDDEPAELRRVEQTLQQMAAVGDQPWSLHSFERGEDLLRQLRRDTFDLLILDWQLPDLTGLALLRWTREHMESPPAAIMLTSRDGESDIVQALNAGADDYVSKPFRPNELKARVAAVLRRHSQQRSTAAEVLTFNDLTFDDAELSVTREGKAVIMTEREYRLARCLFSNLGRPLSREYLYERFWPHEEVASSRPLDTHIYRLRNKLGLTADRGWQLLTIYGYGYRLESVATTSE is encoded by the coding sequence ATGCGCGTTGCGATACTGGACGATGAACCCGCCGAACTGCGTCGGGTCGAGCAAACCCTGCAGCAGATGGCTGCGGTGGGAGACCAGCCCTGGTCGCTGCACAGCTTTGAGCGGGGCGAGGACCTGCTGCGCCAGTTGCGCCGGGACACTTTCGACCTGCTGATCCTCGACTGGCAACTGCCCGACCTGACGGGCCTGGCGCTGCTGCGCTGGACCCGTGAGCACATGGAGTCGCCACCCGCCGCGATCATGCTGACCAGCCGCGACGGCGAAAGCGATATCGTCCAGGCGCTGAACGCCGGTGCCGACGATTACGTGAGCAAACCGTTCCGCCCCAACGAGTTGAAAGCCCGAGTCGCCGCCGTACTGCGCCGGCATAGTCAGCAACGCAGTACCGCTGCCGAAGTCCTGACCTTCAATGACCTGACATTCGACGATGCCGAACTGAGCGTCACCCGCGAGGGCAAGGCAGTCATCATGACCGAGCGTGAATACCGCCTGGCGCGCTGCCTGTTCAGTAACCTGGGTCGGCCGTTGTCGCGCGAGTACCTATACGAACGCTTCTGGCCCCATGAAGAAGTGGCGTCGTCACGGCCACTGGATACGCACATCTATCGCCTGCGCAACAAACTGGGGCTGACGGCGGATCGGGGTTGGCAGTTGCTGACGATTTATGGGTATGGGTATCGGTTGGAAAGTGTCGCGACAACGAGCGAGTGA
- a CDS encoding lysophospholipid acyltransferase family protein — MSILQAIRIFLFYLLLGTTALLWCSLSFFIAPFLPFKARYRFINVYWCRCALWLTKVFLGIRYEIKGAENVPDRPCVIQSNHQSTWETFFLSAYFSPLSQVLKRELLYVPFFGWAMAMLRPIAIDRDNPKAALKQVAAKGDELLKDNVWVLIFPEGTRVPYGTVGKFSRSGSALAVNAALPVLPIAHNAGKFWPKIGWGKQPGVITVVIGEPMYAEGTGPRAIADLNDRVQAWNERTQREMGSLPPAPQAPAASDQMAV, encoded by the coding sequence ATGTCGATACTGCAGGCCATCAGAATCTTCCTCTTTTACCTGCTGCTGGGCACCACTGCCTTGCTGTGGTGCAGCCTGAGCTTTTTTATCGCGCCCTTTTTGCCGTTCAAGGCGCGCTATCGTTTCATCAACGTGTACTGGTGCCGTTGCGCCTTGTGGTTGACCAAGGTGTTTCTCGGCATTCGTTACGAGATCAAAGGCGCGGAAAATGTGCCGGATCGGCCCTGCGTGATTCAGTCGAACCACCAGAGCACTTGGGAGACGTTCTTTCTCTCCGCTTATTTCTCGCCCTTGAGCCAGGTGCTCAAGCGTGAATTGCTGTACGTGCCGTTCTTCGGCTGGGCCATGGCCATGCTGCGGCCGATCGCGATTGACCGCGACAACCCGAAAGCGGCGCTCAAGCAAGTGGCCGCCAAAGGCGATGAACTGCTCAAGGATAACGTCTGGGTATTGATCTTCCCTGAAGGCACCCGCGTTCCTTACGGCACCGTCGGCAAATTCTCCCGCAGTGGCAGCGCGTTGGCGGTGAATGCGGCGCTTCCGGTACTGCCGATTGCACACAATGCCGGCAAATTCTGGCCGAAAATCGGCTGGGGCAAGCAGCCGGGCGTGATCACCGTGGTCATCGGCGAGCCGATGTATGCCGAAGGCACTGGCCCGCGCGCTATCGCCGATCTGAACGACCGGGTACAAGCCTGGAACGAACGGACTCAGCGCGAAATGGGTTCGCTTCCGCCGGCACCGCAAGCGCCTGCAGCCAGTGATCAGATGGCTGTCTGA
- a CDS encoding ATP-binding protein, producing the protein MNSPRRRESREPSQVQRLFRRLVREWLWISLVLLPLTALLSYRAQINLHDTSPGLSALLSVGLVACVLGLLLWRPRWAIWVTLGGVACVLLASVGLAEVRHWWSPTPSALGMLFGYLIWNWRRLSVVLTYFGWELARLDREPKVFPERRRAQLTSADQLQGQIMALEQAMSRTRDTRRFIADGLEYLPVATLISDPKGQILLGNRKARVLFDHPLVGGDVLEQLARLGYPELSTEPRPALSTLALLEFRDHKERSLRLERAALLPVDGDTPIGWLLSLTDLSAERAAEEQRGVLLRFLSHDLRAPHSAILALLDVHRHQAGADSPLFEQIERQVRRALELTDGFVLLARAESEAYQFQPSLFAMLVLDVLDQALPIAQQKSIELLHTMDEQSQERLVNADQGLLTRALFNLLENAIKYSPADTTIELSVSCQGDWLRCELSDQGKGIAAEELPDLFMQYRRFSSAQGIDGVGLGLSMVKAVVDHHGGSIECHSIVDQGTTFRLQLPLIAE; encoded by the coding sequence ATGAATAGCCCGCGTCGGCGTGAAAGCCGCGAGCCGAGTCAGGTCCAACGCCTGTTTCGGCGGCTGGTCCGTGAGTGGTTGTGGATAAGTCTAGTGTTGTTACCGCTGACTGCCTTGTTGTCGTATCGCGCCCAGATCAATTTGCACGACACGTCGCCGGGCTTGAGCGCATTGCTCTCGGTGGGGCTGGTGGCGTGTGTCCTCGGCTTGCTGCTGTGGCGCCCGCGCTGGGCGATCTGGGTAACATTGGGCGGGGTGGCGTGCGTGTTGCTGGCCAGCGTCGGCCTGGCGGAAGTCCGGCACTGGTGGTCACCGACCCCATCGGCGCTCGGCATGTTGTTCGGTTACCTGATCTGGAACTGGCGGCGCCTGAGCGTGGTGCTGACGTATTTTGGCTGGGAGCTGGCGCGGCTGGACCGCGAGCCGAAAGTATTTCCGGAACGGCGCCGCGCGCAATTAACCAGCGCCGACCAGCTGCAGGGCCAGATCATGGCGCTGGAGCAAGCGATGAGCCGCACCCGCGATACCCGGCGCTTCATTGCCGACGGTCTGGAGTACCTGCCGGTGGCGACGCTGATCAGCGATCCCAAGGGGCAGATCCTCTTGGGTAATCGCAAGGCTCGGGTATTGTTCGATCACCCGCTGGTGGGTGGCGACGTTCTCGAGCAACTGGCCCGTCTCGGTTACCCGGAGTTGTCCACAGAACCCCGCCCGGCATTGTCCACTCTGGCGCTGCTGGAGTTTCGCGATCACAAGGAGCGCAGCCTGCGTCTGGAGCGGGCGGCATTGCTGCCGGTGGACGGCGATACTCCCATTGGCTGGCTGCTCAGCCTCACCGACCTGAGTGCCGAACGCGCCGCTGAAGAACAGCGCGGCGTACTGCTGCGTTTTCTGTCCCACGACCTGCGCGCCCCGCATTCGGCGATCCTTGCTCTGCTCGATGTGCATCGCCATCAGGCCGGAGCGGATTCACCGCTGTTCGAGCAGATCGAGCGCCAGGTCCGCCGCGCGCTGGAATTGACCGATGGCTTCGTGTTGCTGGCGCGGGCGGAATCCGAGGCTTACCAGTTTCAGCCCAGCCTGTTCGCGATGCTGGTGCTGGACGTGCTGGATCAGGCGTTGCCCATCGCCCAGCAGAAAAGCATCGAACTGCTGCACACGATGGACGAACAATCCCAGGAGCGTCTGGTCAACGCTGATCAAGGCCTGCTGACCCGCGCCTTGTTCAACCTGTTGGAAAACGCCATCAAGTACAGCCCGGCCGACACAACGATCGAGTTGAGTGTCAGTTGCCAGGGCGACTGGTTGCGCTGTGAACTGAGCGATCAGGGCAAAGGCATCGCCGCCGAGGAATTGCCGGATCTGTTCATGCAGTACCGACGCTTTTCATCGGCGCAAGGTATCGATGGTGTGGGTTTGGGGCTGTCGATGGTCAAGGCAGTGGTCGATCATCATGGCGGCAGCATCGAGTGCCACAGCATCGTCGATCAAGGCACCACGTTCCGGCTGCAGTTACCGCTGATCGCTGAGTGA
- the glyQ gene encoding glycine--tRNA ligase subunit alpha yields MSQPTPAVRTFQDLILALQQYWAEQGCVVLQPYDMEVGAGTFHTATFLRAIGPETWNAAYVQPSRRPTDGRYGENPNRLQHYYQFQVVLKPNPDNFQELYLGSLKHVGLDPLVHDIRFVEDNWESPTLGAWGLGWEVWLNGMEVTQFTYFQQAGGIECYPVTGEITYGLERLAMYLQGVDSVYDLVWADGPFGKVTYGDVFHQNEVEQSTYNFEHANVDKLFELFDFYESEAKRLIELDQPLPLPSYEMVLKASHTFNLLDARRAISVTARQQYILRVRTLARSVAQAYLLARAKLGFPMATPDLRDEVLAKLEAAQ; encoded by the coding sequence GTGAGCCAGCCTACGCCAGCCGTGCGTACCTTCCAAGACTTGATCCTCGCGCTCCAGCAATACTGGGCCGAGCAAGGTTGTGTGGTACTTCAGCCCTACGATATGGAAGTAGGCGCCGGCACTTTCCACACCGCGACCTTCCTGCGCGCCATCGGCCCGGAAACCTGGAACGCCGCGTACGTGCAGCCAAGCCGCCGTCCGACTGACGGCCGCTACGGGGAAAACCCGAACCGTCTGCAGCACTACTATCAGTTCCAGGTCGTCCTGAAGCCGAACCCGGACAACTTTCAGGAACTGTACCTGGGCTCGCTCAAGCATGTCGGCCTGGACCCGTTGGTCCACGACATCCGCTTCGTCGAAGACAACTGGGAATCGCCGACCCTCGGCGCCTGGGGTCTGGGCTGGGAAGTCTGGCTCAACGGCATGGAAGTGACCCAGTTCACTTACTTCCAGCAGGCCGGCGGCATCGAATGCTACCCGGTGACCGGCGAGATCACTTACGGTCTCGAGCGTCTGGCCATGTACCTGCAGGGCGTGGATTCGGTCTACGACCTGGTCTGGGCCGACGGTCCGTTCGGCAAGGTGACCTACGGCGACGTGTTCCACCAGAACGAAGTGGAACAGTCCACCTACAACTTCGAACACGCCAACGTCGACAAACTGTTCGAACTGTTCGACTTCTATGAAAGCGAAGCCAAGCGCCTGATCGAACTCGACCAGCCGCTGCCGTTGCCGAGCTACGAAATGGTCTTGAAGGCCTCGCACACCTTCAACCTGCTGGACGCACGCCGCGCGATCTCGGTGACCGCGCGTCAGCAATACATCCTGCGCGTACGCACCCTGGCGCGTTCCGTTGCGCAAGCCTACCTGCTGGCCCGCGCCAAGCTGGGCTTCCCGATGGCGACCCCGGACCTGCGTGACGAAGTACTGGCCAAGCTGGAGGCTGCACAATGA
- the glyS gene encoding glycine--tRNA ligase subunit beta: protein MSAQDFLVELGTEELPPKALNTLAEAFLAGIDKGLQTAGLSYESKTVYAAPRRLAVLITALATQQPDRSINLDGPPRQAAFDAEGNPTQAALGFAKKCGVELSEIDQSGPKLRYSQNIAGKPTASLLPTIVEDSLNDLPIPKRMRWGARKEEFVRPTQWLVMLLGDQVIDCTILAQKAGRDSRGHRFHHPESVRIGSPSSYLADLRAAYVLADANERREIISKRTEELATRQEGTAIVPPALLDEVTALVEWPVPLVCSFEERFLDVPQEALITTMQDNQKYFCLLDADGKLLPRFITVANIESKDPQQIVAGNEKVVRPRLTDAEFFFKQDKKQKLEDFNLRLQNVVFQEKLGSVYDKAERVSKLAAYIAARIGGNASWAARAGLLSKCDLATEMVGEFPEMQGVAGYYYALNDGEPEDVALALNEQYMPRGAGAELPATLTGAAVAIADKLDTLVGIFGIGMLPTGSKDPYALRRAALGVLRILIEKQLDLDLNDAVAFAVNAFGAKVKAAGLADSVQEFIFDRLRARYEDEGVDVATYLSVRALKPGSALDFDQRVQAVQAFRKLPEAAALAAVNKRVSNLLSKVEGSVPTVVEAKYFDNANEFSLYSAIQQADQAVQPMAAARQYNESLARLAALREPVDAFFDAVMVNAEDAKVRANRYALLARLRGLFLGVADISLLG from the coding sequence ATGAGTGCTCAAGATTTTCTGGTTGAACTGGGCACCGAAGAACTGCCACCCAAAGCCCTGAACACCCTGGCTGAAGCGTTCCTCGCCGGTATCGACAAGGGCCTGCAAACTGCCGGCCTGAGCTACGAAAGCAAAACCGTCTACGCCGCACCGCGTCGTCTGGCCGTGCTGATCACCGCGCTGGCCACCCAGCAGCCGGATCGCAGCATCAACCTCGACGGCCCGCCGCGTCAGGCTGCGTTCGACGCTGAAGGCAACCCGACTCAGGCAGCCCTGGGCTTCGCCAAGAAGTGCGGCGTCGAGCTGAGCGAAATCGACCAGAGCGGCCCGAAACTGCGTTACAGCCAGAACATCGCCGGCAAGCCAACCGCAAGCCTGCTGCCGACCATCGTCGAAGATTCGCTGAACGACCTGCCGATCCCGAAACGCATGCGTTGGGGTGCGCGCAAGGAAGAGTTCGTGCGTCCGACCCAGTGGTTGGTCATGCTGCTCGGTGACCAGGTCATCGACTGCACCATCCTCGCGCAGAAGGCTGGCCGCGACTCCCGTGGTCACCGTTTCCACCACCCGGAAAGCGTGCGCATCGGTTCGCCGTCGAGCTACCTGGCCGACCTGCGTGCCGCCTACGTGCTGGCCGATGCCAACGAGCGTCGCGAGATCATCAGCAAGCGCACCGAAGAACTGGCGACCCGTCAGGAAGGCACCGCGATCGTGCCGCCGGCGCTGCTCGATGAAGTGACCGCGCTGGTCGAATGGCCGGTGCCGCTGGTGTGCTCGTTCGAGGAACGCTTCCTCGACGTGCCGCAGGAAGCGCTGATCACCACCATGCAGGACAACCAGAAGTACTTCTGCCTGCTGGATGCCGACGGCAAGTTGCTGCCACGGTTCATCACCGTCGCCAACATCGAAAGCAAGGATCCGCAGCAGATCGTCGCCGGTAACGAGAAAGTGGTTCGCCCACGCCTGACCGACGCCGAGTTCTTCTTCAAGCAAGACAAGAAGCAGAAACTCGAAGACTTCAACCTGCGCCTGCAGAACGTGGTGTTCCAGGAAAAACTCGGCAGCGTCTACGACAAGGCCGAGCGCGTGTCGAAACTGGCGGCGTACATCGCCGCACGTATCGGCGGCAATGCTTCGTGGGCGGCCCGTGCCGGCTTGCTGTCGAAGTGCGACCTGGCCACTGAAATGGTCGGCGAGTTCCCGGAGATGCAAGGTGTCGCCGGTTACTACTACGCGCTCAATGACGGCGAGCCGGAAGACGTCGCGCTGGCGCTGAACGAGCAGTACATGCCACGCGGTGCCGGTGCTGAACTGCCGGCGACCCTGACCGGTGCGGCCGTCGCAATCGCCGACAAGCTCGACACCCTGGTCGGCATCTTCGGTATCGGCATGCTGCCAACCGGCAGCAAAGACCCGTATGCCCTGCGCCGTGCGGCACTCGGCGTGCTGCGTATCCTGATCGAGAAACAGCTGGATCTGGACCTGAACGACGCCGTGGCCTTCGCCGTGAATGCGTTCGGTGCCAAGGTCAAGGCTGCCGGCCTGGCCGACTCGGTACAGGAATTCATCTTCGACCGTCTGCGCGCGCGTTACGAAGACGAAGGCGTCGATGTCGCCACCTACCTGTCGGTACGTGCGCTGAAGCCGGGTTCGGCGCTGGACTTCGACCAGCGTGTGCAAGCGGTTCAGGCCTTCCGCAAACTGCCGGAAGCGGCAGCGCTGGCGGCAGTGAACAAGCGTGTATCGAACCTGTTGAGCAAGGTTGAAGGCTCGGTGCCGACCGTGGTCGAGGCCAAGTACTTCGACAACGCCAACGAGTTCTCGCTGTACTCGGCGATCCAGCAAGCGGATCAGGCGGTGCAGCCAATGGCCGCAGCGCGTCAGTACAACGAATCGCTGGCACGTCTGGCTGCATTGCGTGAGCCGGTAGACGCGTTCTTCGACGCCGTCATGGTCAATGCCGAAGACGCCAAGGTCCGGGCCAACCGCTACGCGCTGCTGGCGCGCCTGCGTGGTCTGTTCCTCGGGGTTGCCGACATTTCGCTGCTGGGTTGA
- a CDS encoding DNA-3-methyladenine glycosylase I — MPRCFWCTEDPLYMAYHDQEWGTPLRDAQGLFELLLLEGFQAGLSWITVLRKRERYREVLYGFDVQRVAQMSDAEIAELMLDPGIIRNRLKLNAARRNAQAWLALEDPVAFLWSFVGDKPVINHFKDRSEVPAITPEAVAMSKALKKAGFTFVGPTICYALMQASGMVMDHTQDCDRYAQLVNGG, encoded by the coding sequence ATGCCACGCTGCTTTTGGTGTACCGAAGATCCGCTGTACATGGCTTATCACGATCAGGAGTGGGGCACGCCGCTACGCGATGCGCAGGGTTTGTTCGAGTTGCTTTTGCTCGAAGGGTTCCAGGCCGGCCTTTCCTGGATCACTGTGCTGCGCAAACGCGAGCGCTACCGCGAGGTGTTGTACGGCTTCGACGTGCAGCGCGTGGCGCAGATGAGCGACGCGGAAATCGCTGAGTTGATGCTCGATCCGGGGATCATCCGCAACCGCCTCAAACTCAATGCCGCCCGGCGTAATGCGCAAGCCTGGCTGGCGCTGGAAGATCCGGTGGCCTTCCTCTGGTCGTTTGTCGGTGACAAACCGGTCATCAATCATTTCAAGGATCGCAGCGAAGTCCCGGCCATCACCCCCGAAGCCGTGGCGATGAGCAAAGCCCTGAAAAAGGCCGGATTCACCTTCGTCGGCCCGACCATTTGCTACGCGCTGATGCAGGCCTCGGGCATGGTCATGGATCACACCCAGGACTGCGATCGCTACGCGCAGCTGGTCAACGGCGGTTAG
- the gmhB gene encoding D-glycero-beta-D-manno-heptose 1,7-bisphosphate 7-phosphatase: MLLKLLILDRDGVINYDSDAYIKSVEEWIPLPGSIAAIAQLSKAGWTVAVATNQSGIARGYYDLATLDAMHARLRELVAEQGGEVGLIVYCPHGPDEGCDCRKPKPGMLKTIAEHYNVALTNVWFVGDSLGDLEAAKAVDSQPVLVKTGKGEKTLGKTLPVGTLIFDDLAAIAAELIHN; this comes from the coding sequence CTGCTGTTGAAACTGCTGATTCTCGATCGGGACGGAGTGATCAATTACGACTCCGACGCTTATATCAAGTCGGTGGAGGAGTGGATTCCTTTGCCCGGCTCGATCGCAGCGATTGCGCAGTTGAGCAAGGCCGGCTGGACGGTGGCGGTGGCCACCAACCAGTCGGGCATTGCTCGGGGCTATTACGACCTCGCCACCCTCGATGCCATGCACGCGCGCCTGCGCGAGCTGGTGGCGGAGCAGGGCGGTGAAGTCGGGCTGATCGTGTACTGCCCGCATGGCCCGGATGAGGGTTGCGATTGCCGCAAACCGAAACCGGGGATGTTGAAAACCATCGCCGAGCATTACAACGTGGCGCTGACGAATGTCTGGTTCGTCGGCGACAGCCTTGGTGACCTGGAGGCCGCCAAAGCCGTCGATTCACAGCCCGTTTTGGTAAAGACCGGGAAAGGCGAAAAAACTCTGGGCAAGACCCTTCCGGTCGGCACCCTGATTTTTGACGATCTGGCGGCGATTGCCGCAGAACTTATCCACAACTAG